In the genome of Frankiaceae bacterium, the window AGGGCATCCCGCTGTCGACGAAGATCCGCTCGCCGCAGACTTACAAGTCGAAGGTCTTCACGAACGTCGTCGACGGCCGTGAGGAGCCGTACACCGTCGGCAACGCGGGGGACAGCGAGCAGGGCGTGTTCGACATCTCGCACGCGACGTGGGAGTCGGTCAACACGGCGTACATCCAGATCGAGGAGAAGACGGGCCTGTCGCACCCGGCGCGGATCGCGCGCGACCTCGGCGTCCGCCGCTTCCCGATCCGCGAGGTGCCGTCGCTCGTGCTGGGCGCCAACGAGGTCAGCCCGCTCGACATGGCGAACGCGTACGCCACGCTGGCCGCGCGCGGGACGTACTGCAAGCCCATCGCGATCACCGAGGTGGTCGACGCCGAGGGCGGCGTCCTCGGCAAGGTGAGCCCCGACTGCCGCCAGGTGATGTCGGAGAAGACCGCCGACACCGTGACCCAGGTCCTGCGGGGCGTGCTGACGGACGGCACGGGCAAGGGCGCGCAGATCGGCCGCCCGGTCGCCGGCAAGACCGGCACGACGAACGGCCCGACGGCGGCGTGGTTCGACGGCTACACGCCGGACCTCGCGGCGGCGGTGTGGGTCGGCTATCCGACCGACCCGATGAAGCGGCCGCTGCGCAACGTCAAGGGTGTGCCGATCGTGTACGGCGGCGGGTTCCCGGCGACGATCTGGCGGCTCATCATGTCGGCCGCGCACGAGGGGCTGCCGGTCAGCGACTTCGTGCACGTCGAGATCAAGACGGCGGCGCCGAAGTCGCTGACGCCCGAGAAGAAGCCGGGCGACCCGGCCGACAAGCCGCGCGACACCGAGGACGGCGGCGGTGGCGATGGTGACGGCGACCGCAAGAAGTGCAAGGGCCGCGACTGCGGCTAGAGACCGCGCCAGCGTTTCCCGCAGCGGAACGCAGCAGGATGGCGTTCGCTGCAGGAAACGCCGGCGCGATGGCGCGCGCCCAGATCGTCGCCAGACCTAGAGCCGGCCCGCCGCCTTGAGCTCGAGGTACCTGTCCGCGACCGCCGGCGCGAACGACTCCGGCGGCGCGTCCACGACCTCCACGCCGCGGCGGCGTAGCAGCGAGACGAGGCGGCGGCGTTCGGCCGTCGCGCGCTCCGCGGCCGCGGCCTCGTAGACAGCAGGCGCCGAGCCGCGCGCGGTCATCATCGCCGCGACGCGCGGGTCGGCGACCGCCGCGACGATCACGGTGTGCCGCAGCGTCAGCGCGCCGAGCGAGGGCAGCAGCCCCTCCTCGACGACGGCGGTGTTGAGCTCGGTGAACAGCACGACGAGCGCCCGCCGCCGGTGCCGCCGCAGCACCGACGCGACGATGCCCGCGTGGTCGGCTTCGAGGAGGACGGGGTCGAGCGGCGCCATCGCGTTGACGAGCCGCGACAGCACCTCGGCGCGCGAGCCGCCGGGGACGCGGGCGCGCTGCACGCGGTCGTACGCCAGCAGCTCGACCTGGTCACCGGCCCGCGACGCCAGCGCGCCGAGCAGCAGCGCCGCGTCCATCGCGTGGTCGAGGCGCGGGCTGTCGCCGACGCGGCCGGCCGACGTACGCCCCGTGTCGAGGACGAGCACGACGCGGCGGTCGCGCTCGGGGCGCCAGGTGCGGACGACGACGTTGTCGCGCCGCGCGGTCGCGCGCCAGTCGATGGAGCGCACGTCGTCGCCGTCGACGTAGTCGCGCAGCGAGTCGAACTCCGTGCCCTGCCCGCGCCCGCGGATGAGCACCGCGCCGTCGAGCTGGCGGAGGCGGTTGAGCCGCTCGGGCAGGAACTTCCGCGACGTGAACGGCGGCAGCACCCGCACCTGCCACGGCGCCACGTGCCGCCCCTGCCGGCCGGCGAGGCCGAGCGGGCCGACGGACCGTACGGTCACCCGCTCGGGCCGCCGGTCGCCGCGGCGCGTCGGAGTGAGGACCGACGCCAGCGCGCGGCGTTCGTGCGCCGGGACGGTGACGCGGTGGACGCGCGGCGAAGCCCCGGCCGACGGCGGCCAGGCGTCGCGGACGGACAGCCGTGCCGTACGCGAGCCGGTGTTGGTGACGGTCAACGTCACGTTCGCCGACTCGCCGAGCCGCGCGGCGCTGTCGCCGGAACGCGCCAGCGTCAGCGACCGCACGCTCGCCGCCAGAACGATGTCCACGACGGCCAGCACGACCAGCGCGAGGTTGGCGAGCCAGAACGCCGACCAGCCGGACCCGGGCGCGGCGAGCAGCGCCGCCGCGAGGACCGCGGCGACGAGCGCGAGGCGACCGGTGAGAGCCATCTAGCGGGGTACCGCGACCGACCCGAGCACGGTGTCGAGGACGCCGTCGGCGGTGACGCCCTCGAGCTCGGCCTCGGGACGTACGGCCACGCGGTGACGCAGCGCGGGCCGCGCCAGCGCCTTGACGTCGTCGGGCGTCACGAAGTCGCGGCCCGACAGCCACGCCCACGCCTTGGCGGCGTTGAGCAGCGCGGTGGCGCCACGCGGCGAGACCCCGAGCGAGAGCGACGGCGACTGCCGGGTCGCGCGCGCCACGTCGACGATGTAGCCGAGGACCTCGGGCTTGACGGAGATGCCGGCGACGGCGGCGCGGCCGGCGTCGAGCTCCGCGACCGACGCGACGGCGCGGACGCCGGCGGCGGCGAGGTCGCGCGGGTTGAAGCCGGCGTTGTGGCGTTCGAGGACGGTGATCTCGTGCTCGCGCGCCGGCAGCGGCATCGTCAGCTTGAGGAGGAACCGGTCGAGCTGCGCCTCGGGCAGCGGGTAGGTGCCCTCGTACTCGACGGGGTTCTGCGTCGCGCAGACGACGAACGGCTCGGGCAGCGGCCGCGGCACGCCGTCGACCGTGACCTGCCGCTCCTCCATCGCCTCCAGCAGCGAGGCCTGTGTCTTCGGTGGCGTGCGGTTGATCTCGTCGGCGAGCAGCAGGTTGGTGAAGACCGGCCCCTCGCGGAACGAGAACTGCGCCGTCCTGGCGTCGTACACGAGCGACCCCGTGACGTCGCCGGGCATGAGGTCGGGCGTGAACTGCACGCGCTTCGTGTCGACGGCGAGCGCCGCCGCGAGCGCGCGGACGAGCAGCGTCTTCGCGACGCCGGGCACGCCTTCGAGGAGGACGTGGCCGCGGCAGAGCAGCGCGATGACGAGGCCGGTCACGGCGGCGTCCTGGCCGACGACGGCCTTGCCGACCTCGTCCTTGACGGCGATCAACGCCGCGCGGGGGTCGTTGGCCGACGCCGTACGGCGGGCGGGCGCGCGGCGGCGCGGAGCGGCGGACGGGGTCTCGGTCACAGGGCACGCACCTCGGTGTCGAGTAGGTCGAGATCGGTGGCGAGGCGCACGAGCGCCGCGTCGTCGGCCGGTGGGGGACCGTACAGGAGGCCGGTGACGGCCAGGGCGTCGCGGCCGGTCCGCGCGGTGACCGCGGCGACGAGTGTCTCCGGGCCTGCGTCGGAGGCGAGGCCGAGGACGCGGACGAGCCGGTCGCGCAGGCCGGCGCGCAGGGCGTTGGCCGCCTGGTCGCGGGCGTGCGCGGCCTCGTACAGCCGCGCCCTGCCCTCGACCGCCTCGGCGGCGCGCACGACGACGGGCAGCGGCTCGACGACGACCGGGCCCAGCCGTCGGGCGCGCCACAGCGCGAGCAGGAGCAGCACGACGAAGACCTGCGCGACCGCGACGAACACGCGGTGCGGCAGCAGCTCGAACAGCCCCTTCTCCTCCTCGGCAGCGAACTCGACGGTCCGCGGGTAGACCCACTCGACCGTACGGGCGCGGGTCAGCAGGCGGAGCGCGAGGGCGGCGTTGCCGTCGTCGTCGAGGTGCTCGTTCGTCATGAACGACCCGCTGCCGAGCAGCGTCACGCGCCGGCCGCTCTCCTCCATGTCGACGAACGTCGCGTCGCCGCGGTCGGCGTAGCAGGCGGTCGCGATCTCGGGCGCGGCGAGGACGCTGCCGCCCATGCGCACCGCGCCCGCCACGGCCGCGTCGGGGTGGTCGCAGCCAGGCTGCAGGACCTTCTCGCGGATGTTGCCGGCGACGCCGGCGTCGATGCGCATCATCTCGAGGCTGAACTCGTCGGGGCTCGCGACGACGACGTCGGTGGCGGTCGCGACACGACGCAACGCCGCGGGCCGGTTGAGCAGCGCCAGCTGCGGCACGGGCACGAACACCGTCACGCCGCTCGTCCCCGTCGGCTCCTCGACGCGGCGTACGTCGACGCCGTGGTCGCGCAGCAGCACCGCGAGCGCCATGCCGCCGTCGGGCCCGGCCGCCTCGGGGTCGAGCAGGTCCTCGCCGACGCCGCCCGTCACGAGCGCCTGGACGACCGCGAGGACGACGAAGCCGGCGCCGATGGCGACCGGCAGCCTCGCCTTGCGCCAGGCGTCGCGCGGCGTGACCGTGGGGCGCGAGGAGACCTCCTCCGCGGGCGCCGTGTCGAGGACGCTCGTCACGTCGCCACCGTCGTGAGGCGGGCGTTGCGGATGCGGTCGTCGGCCTCGCGGACGCGGGCGTAGTCGGCATCGGTGGCGTCGCGGCGGCCATACCAGACCTGGTCGAACGTGGTGGCCGCGTCGCGCAGGTCGACGGCGATCCCGGGCACGGCGGCGCTGCCCTCGCGGGCGATCTCGCCCGCCGTACGGCCAGGGCGCGGGTCGAGGACGGCGCGTTCCTCGAGCTCGCGGATGACCGCGCGGAACCGCGCGCGCACGGCCTCCTTGAAGTCTCCCGCGGCGGCGAGGCGCTCGGCCTCGGCGCGGTACTCGGCGGCGCTCGTCGCGGCGGCGCCCTTGCGGCGGTCGGTAAGCGCGTCGCGCAGGCCGGTCGGGCCGAGGCCGAGCCGCAGGGCCACGACGATCGCGACGATGACGACGGCGAGGACGACGAGAGACGGCAGGCCGCCGGGGGTGACGTTGATGGCGGCCTCGAACGCGTCGTCGAGACGTTCGAGCAGCCAGTTGATGAACCGCTGGACGGGGGGCTCGTCGCGGACGTGGTAGATCGACTTGCGCAGCTCGCGCTCGGCCTCCTCGCGCGCGCCGTCGCGGGTCACCGGGTCCTGGAGGAACGGCAGCACGGTCAGGCCGCTCCCGCGGGCTGCTGCGCCGCCTGCGCCAGCGTCACGTCGAGACCCTCGGCGCGCATCCGGCGGTCGATGTAGAGCAGCGAGAGCACCCCCGAGCTGAACGGCGCCGTGATCGTGCCCGAGATGATCGCGCCGAGCGTGATGAGCGCGAACGGCAGCACCGACATGCCGCCCGTGTCGCCGCTCAGTGTCATGGACCCGAACGCGAGCAGCGAGATCGGCACGGTGATGACGCCGCCGATGAAACCGGCGATGAGCGTCGCGAGGAAGCGGATGCCGAACACCCGCCAGAAGTCCGGCACCGCGAGCCGCCACGACCGCCGGATCGCGGTGATGACGCCGGCGCGTTCGAGGACGACCGCCGGCGTGAGGAACGCCCACGCGGCCCACAGGAACACGCCGGGCAGGATGCAGAGCAGCAGCCCCAGGGCGGGCACGATGCCGCCGAGCAGGCTGGCGCCGATCAGCGCCCAGAACCGCGGCCGGATCTTGCGCCACGTCTCCGCGATCGTCGTCGGCCGGCCGAGCACCGCGTCGCCCATGACGGACGTCAGCATGCCCGCGAGGACGACGACGCCGATGCCGGTGATGAGCCAGCCGACGGCGCGCGCGATGGAGACGCCGCCGAAGACGTCGGGGTCGACGTAGCCGTCCTCGAACGCCACGACGAACTGCACGAGGAACGCCAGCAGCTGCGTCACCGACACGACGATCGCCGACAGCCCGAGGGTGACGCGCGGGTACTGCCGCACGATGGAGAAACCGCCGTCGAGGATCTCACCGAGCCCCAGCGGGCGCAGCGGGATGATCCCCGGCTCCGGCGCGGCAGGACGGCCCCAGCCGGGCGTGCCCCAGCCGCCGTACTGCCCGCCCCACTGGCCTGGTGGCGGCGCGCCGTACCCGGGCTGGGCTCCCTGTCCGAACGACCCCGGCGGCGCGGTGCCGTGCGGGGCGCCGGGCTGCGGCGGGCCCCAGCCGGACGGCGGCGTGCCGTACGCCGGCGGGGGAGTGCCGTACGCGGGCGGCGGGCTCTGCGGTGGCGGTCCCTGCGGAGGCGGTCCCTGCGGAGGCGCGGCCGGAGGGGGCTCGCCACCAGGCTGGGCGCCGGGGTCGGAGGGCGATGCCCAGCCCGGCGGTTCCGTCATGCGTCCTCCCGCGTCGCGCGGCGACCGGCCCGTGTCCGGGCGTTGCCGGTCATCGTGCCATCAATCGGGGGCCGTACCCTGCCCGCGTGGACCGACGCGCGAACCGGCTGCCCGCCGTCGCCTGGCGCGACGGAGCGGTCGAGCTGCTCGACCAGACCCGCCTGCCCGGCGAGGAGACCGTCCTGCGCTGCGCCGACGTGGACTCCCTCGTCGAGGCGATCCAGCGGCTCGTCGTGCGCGGCGCGCCCGCGCTCGGCGTCGCGGGGGCGTACGGCGTCGCGCTCGCCCTGAGCGACCCGGCCGGCGTCGAGGCGGCGGCGGAACGCATCGCCGCGGCGCGGCCCACGGCGGTCAACCTGCGACGTGGCGTTGCCCATGCGCTGGCCGCCGTGCGCTCGGGTGGCGACCCGGTGGCGGCGGCGGACGCGTTCGCGGCCGAGGACGCGGCTGCGAGCGACGCCATGGCGGCGTACGGCCTCGAGCTCGTCCCGGCAGCCGCGCGGGTCCTGACGCACTGCAACACCGGCGCGCTCGTGTCGGCCGGCGGCGGCACGGCGTACGCCGTCGCGCGCGCCGCCCACGACGCGGGGAGGCTCGCGCGGCTCTGGGTGGACGAGACGCGGCCGCTGCTGCAGGGCGCGCGGCTGACGGCGTGGGAGGCGGCGCGCGACGGGCTGCCGTACGCCGTCCTGCCCGACAACGCCGCCGGCTCGCTCTTCGCGCGCGGCGAGGTCGACGTCGTGCTCGTCGGCGCCGACCGGATCTGCGCCGACGGCAGCGTCGCGAACAAGGTCGGCACGTACCCGCTCGCGGTGCTCGCGCGGGCCCACGACGTGCCGTTCGTCGTGGTGGCGCCGACGTCGACGATCGACCTCGCGACGGCGAGCGGCGACGGCATCGAGATCGAGCAGCGCGGCGCGGAGGAGGTGCTGTCGTACGGCGGCGTCCGCGTGGCGCCGGAGGGCGCGGCGGCGTACAACCCGGCGTTCGACGTCACGCCGCCGCACCTCGTCACGGCGCTGGTCACCGAGCGCGGCGTCGCGCGCCCGGTGACGGAGGAGACGGTTCGCGGGCTGCTGAGCACCGATCCGTGACCTGGCCGGTACGGCACCGCGACCGGCCGGGCGGACGCTGCGTACATGGCTACCGCGCAGGCACCGGCTTGGCAGGCACAATGGACGTATGACCCGCGCGCTCTCGCTCGACCGCTGCTGCCGCCGGCCGGGTACCCGGTGAAGGGCCGCGTCCTCGTCGTCGACGACGACCCGGCCCTCGCCGAGATGCTCGGCATCGTGCTGCGTACCGAGGGCTTCGAGCCGTCGTTCGTGGCCGACGGCGAACGCGCCCTCGCGGCGTTCCGCGACGTCAAGCCCGACCTCGTGCTGCTCGACATCATGCTGCCGGGCCGCGACGGCCTCGACGTGTGCCGGCAGATCCGCGCGGAGAGCGGCGTACCCATCGTCATGCTCACCGCGAAGAGCGACACGATCGACGTCGTCCTCGGTCTGGAGTCGGGTGCCGACGACTACGTCGTCAAGCCGTTCAAGCCGAAGGAGCTCATCGCGCGGGTCCGCGCGCGGCTGCGCCGCAACGAGGACGTGCCCGCCGAGCCGCTGCACATCGGCGACGTCGAGATCGACGTTGCCGGGCACCGCGTCCTGCGCGACGGCAACCAGATCCCGCTGACGCCGCTGGAGTTCGACCTGCTCGTCGCGCTGGCGCGCAAGCCGCGGCAGGTGTTCACCCGCGAGGTCCTCCTCGAGCAGGTCTGGGGCTACCGGCACGCCGCCGACACCCGCCTCGTCAACGTCCACGTCCAGCGCCTGCGCGCCAAGGTCGAGCGCGACCCCGAGCACCCCGAGGTCGTCCTCACCGTCCGCGGCGTCGGCTACAAGGCGGGACCACCCTGAGACAGGCGCCGCGGCAGCGGGGCCTGTCGAGCAACCGAAGGCGCCTGACGCCTCGCGTCCTTTTCAGGGCGGCGACGGCGCGGTGGCGACGTTCGCTGCAGCTGCGCGTCGTGTCCACGACCCTGCTCGTCTCGATGGTGGTCGTCGCGCTCCTCGGCGTCCTGGTCATGGACCGCGTGACGCGCGGGCTCCTGCGCTCCCAGCGCGACCGCGCGCTCGCCGAGGTCGAGTCGAGCCTGCAGTACGCCGCCGCCACCCTCGCCGACCTCGACTCCGACGCCGCGCCGGAGAAGGTCGACGAGGAACTCGGCCTCATGATCGAGCAGCTCGCGACGCGCGCGGGCCCGACGGGGACGTACGGCGTCGCGGTCCTCGGCGGCCCCCTCGACATCGTCAGCCGCGACGCCCCGGACCTCGCCGAGATCCCCGCGGACGTGCGCGCATCCGTCGAGCGCGACAGCGACATGGCGTACGCGTACGCGGCGTTCGACGTCCGCAGGCAGACGTCGAAGGGGCTCGTGGTGGGCGCGCCGCTGTACTCGCCGAGCCGCCGTTACGCCCTCTACTTCTTCTTCCCGCTCGACGTCGAGACGGAGACGCTGGGGGAGGTGCGCTCGGCGTTGTTCGGCGGCGGTATCGCGCTGGCGCTGCTCGTCGGCGGCATCACGCTGCTCGTCGCGCGGCAGGTCGTCTCGCCGGTGCGCGCGGCGGCGCGCGTCGCGGACGAGTTCGCGGCAGGCCGCCTCGCGTCGCGGATGCAGGTCACGGGCGAGGACGAGCTCGCGCGTCTCGGCGAGGCGTTCAACGACATGGCGGTGTCGTTGCAGCAGAAGATCGACCAGCTCGAAGGGCTCTCGCGCGTGCAGCAGCGCTTCGTCTCCGACGTGTCGCACGAGCTGCGTACGCCGCTGACGACCGTGCGCATGGCGGCCGACGTCCTGCACGCCGCGCGCGCGGACTTCCCGCCCGAGGTGTCGCGGTCGGCGGAGCTGCTCCAGCACGAGCTGGACCGGTTCGAGACGCTCCTCGTGGACCTGCTGGAGATCTCGCGCTTCGACGCGGGCGCGGCCGTTCTCGACAACGAGGTCTTCGACCTGACCGGCCTGCTGCACCGCGTCGTCAACGCGCTGGGTCCGTTGGCGGCGAGGCGTGGCAGCGACGTCATCGTGCGGTCGACGACGCGCGGCGAGGTGCTCGTCGAAGGCGACCCGCGGCGCATCGAACGCGTCCTGCGCAACCTCCTCTCCAACGCCATCGAGCACGGCGAGGGGCTGCCCATCGAGCTGCAGGTGGGGTCCGACGCGGAGACGGTCGCGGTGGTCGTACGCGACAGGGGTGTGGGCCTGCGGCCCGGTGACGCGAGCCGGGTGTTCTCGCGCTTCTGGCGCGCCGACCCGTCGCGCGCGCGGCAGTCCGGCGGCACCGGCCTCGGCCTGTCCATCGCGCTGGAGGACGTACGGCTGCACGGCGGCTGGCTGCAGGCGTGGGGCGAGCCCGGGCGCGGGTCGGTGTTCCGCATGACGCTGCCGCGCAAGGCGGGCGGCGAGGTGCCGTCGTCTCCGCTGCCGCTGGAGCCGGCGCCGGTGGGCTCGGGTGGCTAGCGGCCTGCGGTGCGCCGCGGCGGCTGTCGCGGTGGTGGCGCTGGCGGCGTGCAGCGGCATCCCGTCGGGCGGTCCTGCGCGCGTCGTACGGCGCGTCCACGCGGAGGGCGAGGAGCCGGTCGAGCCCGGTGGCGGCGTACGGCGGCTCGTACCGCAGAACCCCCGCGCCGGGTCGAGCGCAAGCGACATCGTCCGCGACTACCTCACCGCCGAGACCAACCCCGACAACGACTACGCCATCGCGCGCCGCTACCTCGTCCCCGCCGCGCGGTGGGACGCCGGCGCGCGCACCGTCGTCTACACCGGCGCCCGCCGGCACGCCGCGGCGGACATCAACGGCGACCGCGCGACGGTGCGCGTCACCGTCGACGCCGTCGGCACGATCTCGCCGGCGGGCGAGTACCGGCCGCGGACGACGCCGGTGACGCTGACGTTCCGGCTGCGCGACGTACCGGGGTCCGGATGGCGCCTGTCGGACGTGCCGACGGGGCTGCTGCTGTCGGTGCGCGACGTGGCGACGTCGTTCGCGCGCTCGACGCTGTACTGGACCGACCAGGCACGGCGGCTCGTACCCGACCTCGTGTTCCTGCGGCGGGTCGACCAGCCGGCCGCCGACCTCGTCCGCGCGCTGCTCCTCGGGCCGCGCGGCTGGCTCGCGCCGGCGGTGCGATCGGCGATCCCGCGCGGCACCAAGCTGCTCGACGCGTCGGCCGCCGGGGACGGCGTCGTACGGCTGAACTTCTCCCGCGAGATCCGCAACGCGCCGCAGGAGTCCCTGAGCGCGCTCGTCGCGCAGGTCGTGTGGACCCTGACCGAACGCGAGGACGTCCAGGCCGTCCAGCTGCTCGCCGAGGAGGAACCCCTCGCGGTGCCGGGGCGGCCGGGGCTGCGGGACCACCGGCGCTCCGACTGGACCGACTTCGCGCCGGTGCCGCCGACCGCGGACCGGCGGCTGTTCTTCGTGCGCCAGGGCGTGGCGAACGCGTTCGACGACGCCGGGCGTCTCTACGAGAGCGTCGCGAGCACCCCGGCGCTGACGTCGCTGGCGGTCAACCGCGGCGGCACGTGGCTGGCCGGCGTGACCCGCGCGTCGGCCGGCGCGCGGCAGTCGCTGATCCTCGTGGACCTGACCGGGCGGGAGGCCACGCGCACCGCCGTCAGCGCCGACAGCATCACCGCGCCGACGTGGGAGCCGGGCGGCACCCTCGTCTGGGCCGTACAGACCACCGGCGAGGGGCAGCAGATCGTCACGGCGCCCGTCGGGGGCGGGCCGCTCGGCGTCGTGCCGGTGCCGGCGTCGCTGCCGTTGCCGGTGACGTCGTTGCGCCTCTCGCCCGACGGCGCGCGCGTGGCGATCGTCGCCGGCGCCGGCAAGAACGCGTCGCTGTGGGTCGCCCGGGTCGAGCGGCCGGCATCCGGTGGCCGGGTGCTCGGCGACCCGCGGCAGGTCGTGCCGTCGGTGCGCGGCGTGACGGCGGCGGCGTTCGACGGGGCGCGGCAGCTGCTGTTCGCGACGTACGACGGCAAGCGGCCCGCGCTGCACCGTGTCGACCTCGACGGGTTCGCGCTGGAGACGCCGATCGCGTCCGGCCTGCCGGCGCGCCCCGTGACGGCGCTGACCGTGTCGGCGGGGGTGCCCGAGGGCGTACCCGCCGACCGTGTCGTGTCGTCGGGCGGCCGGCTGTACCGGCGTACGCCGGGGGCGGAGTGGGCGCCGTTGCGTGCGGGGGGCGGGGCGGCGGCGTTCAGCGGCTGACAGCTGTCCACAGCCGTCGATCTCGCGTCCACAGATGTCGCTGAGCCCCTGGTCGGCTGCTCGTGCCGGGTCGCAGGCTGGTACGCATGCTGTCCGCGCTGCTCGACCTGCTGCTCCCGCGTACCTGCGCGGGCTGCGGCCGCGTGCTGACCGGCGCCGGTCGCGCGCTGCTCTGCACGACCTGTGCGCTCGTGCTCGCGGCGCGGCCGGTGCGCGCGCTGCCCACGCCCCCGCCGCCGGGGCTGCCGCGCGTCTGGACCGTCGCGGCGTACGACAGCCCCGTCCGCGAGGTCGTCGTCGCG includes:
- a CDS encoding DUF58 domain-containing protein; this encodes MALTGRLALVAAVLAAALLAAPGSGWSAFWLANLALVVLAVVDIVLAASVRSLTLARSGDSAARLGESANVTLTVTNTGSRTARLSVRDAWPPSAGASPRVHRVTVPAHERRALASVLTPTRRGDRRPERVTVRSVGPLGLAGRQGRHVAPWQVRVLPPFTSRKFLPERLNRLRQLDGAVLIRGRGQGTEFDSLRDYVDGDDVRSIDWRATARRDNVVVRTWRPERDRRVVLVLDTGRTSAGRVGDSPRLDHAMDAALLLGALASRAGDQVELLAYDRVQRARVPGGSRAEVLSRLVNAMAPLDPVLLEADHAGIVASVLRRHRRRALVVLFTELNTAVVEEGLLPSLGALTLRHTVIVAAVADPRVAAMMTARGSAPAVYEAAAAERATAERRRLVSLLRRRGVEVVDAPPESFAPAVADRYLELKAAGRL
- a CDS encoding MoxR family ATPase — protein: MTETPSAAPRRRAPARRTASANDPRAALIAVKDEVGKAVVGQDAAVTGLVIALLCRGHVLLEGVPGVAKTLLVRALAAALAVDTKRVQFTPDLMPGDVTGSLVYDARTAQFSFREGPVFTNLLLADEINRTPPKTQASLLEAMEERQVTVDGVPRPLPEPFVVCATQNPVEYEGTYPLPEAQLDRFLLKLTMPLPAREHEITVLERHNAGFNPRDLAAAGVRAVASVAELDAGRAAVAGISVKPEVLGYIVDVARATRQSPSLSLGVSPRGATALLNAAKAWAWLSGRDFVTPDDVKALARPALRHRVAVRPEAELEGVTADGVLDTVLGSVAVPR
- a CDS encoding DUF4350 domain-containing protein, which gives rise to MTSVLDTAPAEEVSSRPTVTPRDAWRKARLPVAIGAGFVVLAVVQALVTGGVGEDLLDPEAAGPDGGMALAVLLRDHGVDVRRVEEPTGTSGVTVFVPVPQLALLNRPAALRRVATATDVVVASPDEFSLEMMRIDAGVAGNIREKVLQPGCDHPDAAVAGAVRMGGSVLAAPEIATACYADRGDATFVDMEESGRRVTLLGSGSFMTNEHLDDDGNAALALRLLTRARTVEWVYPRTVEFAAEEEKGLFELLPHRVFVAVAQVFVVLLLLALWRARRLGPVVVEPLPVVVRAAEAVEGRARLYEAAHARDQAANALRAGLRDRLVRVLGLASDAGPETLVAAVTARTGRDALAVTGLLYGPPPADDAALVRLATDLDLLDTEVRAL
- a CDS encoding DUF4129 domain-containing protein, producing MLPFLQDPVTRDGAREEAERELRKSIYHVRDEPPVQRFINWLLERLDDAFEAAINVTPGGLPSLVVLAVVIVAIVVALRLGLGPTGLRDALTDRRKGAAATSAAEYRAEAERLAAAGDFKEAVRARFRAVIRELEERAVLDPRPGRTAGEIAREGSAAVPGIAVDLRDAATTFDQVWYGRRDATDADYARVREADDRIRNARLTTVAT
- the mtnA gene encoding S-methyl-5-thioribose-1-phosphate isomerase, giving the protein MDRRANRLPAVAWRDGAVELLDQTRLPGEETVLRCADVDSLVEAIQRLVVRGAPALGVAGAYGVALALSDPAGVEAAAERIAAARPTAVNLRRGVAHALAAVRSGGDPVAAADAFAAEDAAASDAMAAYGLELVPAAARVLTHCNTGALVSAGGGTAYAVARAAHDAGRLARLWVDETRPLLQGARLTAWEAARDGLPYAVLPDNAAGSLFARGEVDVVLVGADRICADGSVANKVGTYPLAVLARAHDVPFVVVAPTSTIDLATASGDGIEIEQRGAEEVLSYGGVRVAPEGAAAYNPAFDVTPPHLVTALVTERGVARPVTEETVRGLLSTDP
- the mtrA gene encoding MtrAB system response regulator MtrA; translation: MKGRVLVVDDDPALAEMLGIVLRTEGFEPSFVADGERALAAFRDVKPDLVLLDIMLPGRDGLDVCRQIRAESGVPIVMLTAKSDTIDVVLGLESGADDYVVKPFKPKELIARVRARLRRNEDVPAEPLHIGDVEIDVAGHRVLRDGNQIPLTPLEFDLLVALARKPRQVFTREVLLEQVWGYRHAADTRLVNVHVQRLRAKVERDPEHPEVVLTVRGVGYKAGPP
- the mtrB gene encoding MtrAB system histidine kinase MtrB; the protein is MQLRVVSTTLLVSMVVVALLGVLVMDRVTRGLLRSQRDRALAEVESSLQYAAATLADLDSDAAPEKVDEELGLMIEQLATRAGPTGTYGVAVLGGPLDIVSRDAPDLAEIPADVRASVERDSDMAYAYAAFDVRRQTSKGLVVGAPLYSPSRRYALYFFFPLDVETETLGEVRSALFGGGIALALLVGGITLLVARQVVSPVRAAARVADEFAAGRLASRMQVTGEDELARLGEAFNDMAVSLQQKIDQLEGLSRVQQRFVSDVSHELRTPLTTVRMAADVLHAARADFPPEVSRSAELLQHELDRFETLLVDLLEISRFDAGAAVLDNEVFDLTGLLHRVVNALGPLAARRGSDVIVRSTTRGEVLVEGDPRRIERVLRNLLSNAIEHGEGLPIELQVGSDAETVAVVVRDRGVGLRPGDASRVFSRFWRADPSRARQSGGTGLGLSIALEDVRLHGGWLQAWGEPGRGSVFRMTLPRKAGGEVPSSPLPLEPAPVGSGG
- a CDS encoding LpqB family beta-propeller domain-containing protein: MASGLRCAAAAVAVVALAACSGIPSGGPARVVRRVHAEGEEPVEPGGGVRRLVPQNPRAGSSASDIVRDYLTAETNPDNDYAIARRYLVPAARWDAGARTVVYTGARRHAAADINGDRATVRVTVDAVGTISPAGEYRPRTTPVTLTFRLRDVPGSGWRLSDVPTGLLLSVRDVATSFARSTLYWTDQARRLVPDLVFLRRVDQPAADLVRALLLGPRGWLAPAVRSAIPRGTKLLDASAAGDGVVRLNFSREIRNAPQESLSALVAQVVWTLTEREDVQAVQLLAEEEPLAVPGRPGLRDHRRSDWTDFAPVPPTADRRLFFVRQGVANAFDDAGRLYESVASTPALTSLAVNRGGTWLAGVTRASAGARQSLILVDLTGREATRTAVSADSITAPTWEPGGTLVWAVQTTGEGQQIVTAPVGGGPLGVVPVPASLPLPVTSLRLSPDGARVAIVAGAGKNASLWVARVERPASGGRVLGDPRQVVPSVRGVTAAAFDGARQLLFATYDGKRPALHRVDLDGFALETPIASGLPARPVTALTVSAGVPEGVPADRVVSSGGRLYRRTPGAEWAPLRAGGGAAAFSG